A region of Marnyiella aurantia DNA encodes the following proteins:
- the aspA gene encoding aspartate ammonia-lyase, which produces MENYRKESDLLGELSVPANAYYGVQTQRAIENFKISGQLLSSYPEFIRGLAFVKKAAAKTNYELGLLDEQLYNKIAEVCDELLEGQLHDQFPIDMIQGGAGTSVNMNANEVIANRVLEKLGKPRGDYQYCSPNDHINLSQSTNDAYPTAIKLALIQMNQKLVEKVKTTVAAFRAKGTEFQDVLKMGRTQLQDAVPMTLGQEFEAFAANLQEDIEKLNNNAKLFVEVNMGATAIGTGLNAPLGYANLCAKNLAQITGFPIVSAPNLVEATPDTGSYVIYSSATKRLAVKLSKICNDLRLLSSGPRAGFFEINLPPMQPGSSIMPGKVNPVIPEVVNQVCYKVIGNDLTVTFAAEAGQLQLNVMEPVLSHAIMENIHFLCNALDTLREKCIIGITANKEVCLNMVRNSIGIVTALNPYIGYKNSTVIAKEALESGRSVYDLVLEHGLLTREKLDDILDPKNMLQPHK; this is translated from the coding sequence ATGGAAAACTATAGAAAAGAGAGTGATTTACTGGGAGAACTCAGCGTTCCAGCCAATGCCTACTACGGTGTGCAAACCCAGCGTGCTATTGAAAACTTCAAAATATCAGGTCAACTTCTCTCTTCCTATCCGGAGTTTATCCGGGGTCTTGCTTTTGTTAAAAAGGCGGCGGCCAAAACCAACTATGAACTCGGCTTGCTGGATGAGCAGCTTTACAATAAAATTGCAGAGGTTTGTGATGAACTTCTGGAGGGACAACTGCACGACCAGTTTCCCATAGATATGATTCAGGGTGGCGCGGGTACCTCTGTGAATATGAATGCAAATGAAGTTATAGCCAACCGTGTTTTGGAAAAACTGGGCAAACCCCGGGGCGATTATCAGTACTGTTCTCCCAACGACCATATCAATCTTTCACAGTCTACCAACGATGCCTATCCTACTGCCATTAAACTGGCCCTGATACAGATGAACCAAAAACTTGTGGAAAAAGTAAAAACCACCGTGGCTGCCTTCCGGGCTAAGGGCACTGAATTTCAGGACGTACTGAAGATGGGCCGGACTCAGTTGCAGGATGCTGTTCCCATGACTCTGGGTCAGGAGTTTGAAGCTTTCGCGGCAAATCTGCAGGAAGACATTGAGAAACTTAACAACAACGCCAAACTTTTTGTTGAGGTAAACATGGGTGCTACCGCCATTGGAACTGGCCTCAATGCACCATTGGGCTATGCTAACCTCTGTGCAAAGAATCTGGCTCAGATTACCGGTTTCCCAATTGTTTCCGCTCCCAATTTAGTAGAAGCTACTCCGGATACAGGCTCTTATGTTATTTATTCATCTGCCACCAAGCGTCTCGCAGTAAAACTTTCCAAGATCTGTAATGATTTACGTTTGCTTTCCTCCGGGCCACGCGCGGGTTTTTTTGAAATCAACCTGCCGCCTATGCAGCCGGGGTCGTCCATAATGCCCGGTAAGGTGAATCCTGTTATTCCCGAGGTGGTAAACCAGGTTTGCTATAAAGTGATTGGTAATGACCTTACAGTTACCTTCGCTGCTGAAGCCGGACAGTTGCAGTTAAACGTTATGGAGCCGGTTCTTTCGCATGCTATTATGGAAAATATTCACTTTCTGTGCAACGCACTGGATACACTCCGTGAAAAATGTATTATCGGAATTACGGCCAACAAAGAGGTTTGCCTGAATATGGTTAGAAACAGCATTGGAATTGTTACAGCTCTGAATCCCTATATTGGCTATAAAAACTCAACTGTGATCGCCAAAGAAGCGCTGGAATCGGGCAGAAGTGTGTATGACCTGGTGCTGGAGCACGGTCTGCTTACCAGAGAAAAACTGGATGACATCCTGGATCCGAAAAACATGCTTCAACCGCATAAATAA
- a CDS encoding glycosyltransferase family 4 protein has translation MKHLVIIGTVFPEPNSTAAGSRMLQLISFFRSKDYRVTFLCAASPTEHSADLKSMHVDTIAVKLNDSSFEMLLRQLNPDTVLFDRFTTEEQFGWKVAEVAPQAVRILDTEDLHFLRKGREEAFKQDIECGLSLLTGDIFKREMASILRCDLSLIISEFEMELLTKTFKTDSQLLHYLPLFAENSKISPDYGVRCNFISIGNFLHEPNWQTVLRIKKIWNEIRRQIPAAEVHIYGAYVPQKAMQLHNEREGFLVKGRATEVKEVFSKARVLLAPIPFGAGIKGKLLDAMSLGLPNVTTTVGAEAMHRSMPWGGYIADSDAELIEKSVFIYQNASAWNAARDNGYRIIGEMFNKDLFLSDFSARLIQISENLSDLRAKNYMGQILKHHQFQSTKYMGKWIEEKNRGTLN, from the coding sequence ATGAAGCATCTTGTAATTATAGGCACTGTTTTTCCCGAACCCAATTCTACCGCCGCAGGCAGCAGGATGCTCCAGCTAATCTCTTTCTTCCGATCCAAAGATTATAGAGTTACATTTCTGTGCGCTGCTTCTCCTACTGAACACAGCGCAGACCTCAAATCCATGCATGTTGATACCATAGCGGTAAAACTGAATGACAGTTCGTTTGAGATGCTGCTAAGGCAACTGAATCCGGACACCGTCTTATTCGACCGGTTTACTACTGAGGAGCAGTTTGGCTGGAAGGTCGCTGAAGTAGCGCCGCAGGCCGTCAGAATCCTGGATACAGAAGACTTGCACTTCCTCCGCAAAGGAAGAGAAGAAGCCTTTAAACAGGATATTGAATGCGGCCTGAGCCTCCTGACGGGTGATATTTTCAAAAGAGAGATGGCCTCAATACTAAGGTGTGACCTGAGTCTCATCATTTCGGAATTTGAGATGGAACTGCTCACCAAAACTTTTAAAACAGATTCGCAACTGCTTCATTACCTGCCGTTATTCGCCGAAAATTCAAAAATAAGTCCTGATTATGGTGTCCGATGTAACTTCATAAGTATCGGCAATTTTCTGCACGAACCTAACTGGCAGACTGTTTTAAGAATCAAAAAAATCTGGAACGAAATCAGACGACAAATTCCGGCGGCTGAAGTTCATATTTACGGTGCCTATGTCCCGCAAAAAGCAATGCAGCTGCATAATGAAAGAGAAGGTTTTCTGGTTAAAGGCCGTGCAACAGAGGTAAAGGAAGTATTCAGTAAGGCCCGGGTACTGCTCGCTCCCATCCCATTCGGCGCCGGCATAAAAGGTAAGTTACTGGATGCCATGTCGCTTGGATTACCCAATGTAACTACAACAGTTGGGGCCGAAGCAATGCACCGATCTATGCCTTGGGGTGGTTATATTGCAGATAGTGACGCGGAGCTTATCGAAAAATCAGTTTTCATATACCAAAATGCGTCAGCATGGAATGCCGCACGAGATAACGGCTACAGAATTATCGGCGAAATGTTTAACAAAGATCTTTTCCTTTCGGATTTTTCGGCCAGATTAATTCAGATTTCCGAAAACTTAAGTGACCTGAGGGCTAAGAATTATATGGGGCAGATACTAAAGCACCATCAGTTTCAAAGCACAAAATATATGGGCAAATGGATTGAAGAAAAAAACCGCGGAACGCTTAATTAA
- a CDS encoding N-acetylmuramoyl-L-alanine amidase: MTKALYIIGLSTLIVSCTSQKRSTVRKAPPKTSSVPKTQTKNPVTATPAKPGLTVSHGVEFYTQNIGDITKNDNTMSHGSIVSARPAGYNVVKTHFPAVAQNFRQKYVILHYTALDEDKSKTVLTQQAVSSHYLVNATGDNEIYQLVDENKRAYHAGISAWRKDKNLNDTSIGIEIVNTGFTTDASGARIFVPYDELQLKKVAALAKDIVNRYQIPPTNVLGHSDVAPTRKQDPGPLFPWKRLYDEYQIGMWYDDAAMMNFMTITTPESFITEQNSSTFIMKVQAMLQQFGYDIIPTGTWNSENRKVVEAFQYHFRPQKSDGIVDMETWAILQALLQKYPQK; this comes from the coding sequence ATGACTAAGGCATTATATATCATTGGATTAAGCACTTTAATCGTCTCGTGCACATCTCAGAAAAGAAGTACAGTAAGAAAGGCTCCGCCCAAAACTTCCTCCGTACCAAAGACCCAGACTAAAAATCCTGTGACTGCCACACCGGCTAAACCAGGCCTTACCGTTTCTCATGGAGTCGAGTTTTATACACAGAACATTGGGGATATCACCAAGAACGACAACACGATGAGTCACGGCTCTATTGTAAGTGCCAGACCGGCAGGATATAATGTTGTTAAAACCCATTTCCCGGCCGTAGCCCAGAACTTCCGCCAGAAATATGTTATCCTGCACTACACTGCACTGGATGAGGATAAATCCAAAACCGTACTCACTCAACAGGCTGTAAGTTCTCATTATTTGGTGAATGCCACAGGTGATAATGAAATTTACCAGCTGGTTGATGAAAACAAGCGTGCTTATCATGCCGGCATAAGTGCCTGGAGAAAGGACAAAAATCTGAACGACACCTCAATAGGAATTGAGATTGTGAACACTGGCTTTACTACAGATGCTTCCGGTGCCAGGATTTTTGTTCCTTACGATGAGTTACAACTTAAAAAAGTGGCTGCCCTTGCCAAGGATATTGTAAACAGGTATCAGATTCCGCCTACAAATGTATTGGGACATTCGGATGTGGCACCTACCAGAAAGCAGGATCCGGGGCCGCTGTTTCCGTGGAAAAGGCTCTATGACGAATATCAGATCGGAATGTGGTATGATGATGCTGCTATGATGAATTTCATGACCATTACAACACCGGAATCTTTCATAACGGAACAGAACAGTTCAACATTCATTATGAAAGTTCAGGCAATGCTGCAGCAGTTTGGGTATGACATTATACCTACGGGCACCTGGAACAGCGAGAACCGAAAGGTTGTAGAGGCTTTCCAGTATCATTTCCGCCCACAGAAATCAGACGGTATTGTTGATATGGAAACGTGGGCTATCCTGCAGGCATTGCTGCAGAAGTATCCACAAAAATAA
- a CDS encoding heavy metal translocating P-type ATPase → MSKECCSTEENPPEVSEASGATQRHTEDHDHSHDHGDKSIFQLFVPALLSFALLCLGLVLQYWLKPDWFSEAFRLALYLAAYIPVGFPVVKEAFIGIEHGDFFSEFFLMTIATAGAFAIGEYPEGVAVMLFYCVGEVFQTMAVQKAKLNIKSLLDQRPDEVTIMENNIPKRIKAQNAAVGQIIQLKPGEKLALDGELLSETASFNTSALTGESKPNTKRKGDMVLAGMINLNTLALVKISTPYEDSKLSRILEMVQNATSQKAKTELFIRKFAKIYTPIVVFLAIAICLLPYFFVAEYEFRDWLYRALVFLVISCPCALVISIPLGYFGGIGAGSRNGILFKGSNFLDTLSGVKHVVMDKTGTMTEGVFKVHEVILQKGFDKKEVLQHLNTLESKSSHPIATAIREFAGPVIHTQVEDFEEIAGHGLRGTLEGKEYLAGNFKLMEKFNIAHQIEHSTISDTLVAIAVDGKFAGYLTIADQIKDDADYAVNELKKLGVSITMLSGDKTAVVKEVAAKIGIMNAFGDLLPEDKVNKVKDLKSGKETVAFVGDGVNDAPVVALSDVGMAMGGLGSDATIETADVVIQDDRPSKIPMAIIIGRETKKIVWQNILLAFGVKAVVLILGAGGVATMWEAVFADVGVALLAILNAVRIQHMNFTKIK, encoded by the coding sequence ATGTCAAAAGAATGCTGCAGTACAGAAGAAAATCCTCCGGAAGTTTCAGAGGCATCAGGAGCAACGCAGAGGCATACCGAAGATCATGATCACAGCCACGACCATGGCGATAAAAGTATCTTCCAGCTGTTTGTACCGGCATTACTGTCATTTGCGCTGCTGTGCCTGGGTCTGGTGCTTCAGTACTGGCTTAAGCCTGACTGGTTCAGCGAAGCATTCAGATTAGCATTGTATCTGGCGGCCTATATCCCCGTAGGTTTTCCCGTTGTTAAGGAAGCATTTATCGGCATAGAGCATGGTGATTTCTTTTCGGAATTCTTCCTGATGACCATCGCGACCGCGGGTGCATTTGCCATTGGCGAGTACCCCGAAGGCGTTGCAGTGATGCTTTTCTATTGTGTAGGCGAGGTTTTCCAGACAATGGCTGTCCAAAAGGCAAAACTCAACATAAAGTCTCTCCTGGACCAAAGACCGGACGAGGTTACCATTATGGAAAACAACATCCCGAAAAGGATTAAGGCGCAAAATGCTGCTGTGGGTCAGATCATCCAGCTCAAACCCGGCGAAAAACTGGCTTTGGACGGCGAACTGCTTTCGGAAACAGCCTCATTCAACACCTCGGCACTCACGGGTGAAAGCAAACCCAATACAAAGAGAAAAGGCGATATGGTCCTCGCAGGAATGATTAATCTGAACACCTTGGCGCTGGTCAAGATCAGTACGCCTTACGAAGATTCCAAACTGTCGCGGATCCTGGAAATGGTTCAGAACGCCACCTCACAAAAAGCTAAAACCGAACTCTTCATCCGCAAATTCGCAAAAATATATACCCCAATCGTGGTGTTTTTAGCCATCGCAATCTGTCTGCTGCCCTATTTCTTTGTAGCTGAATATGAGTTCCGGGACTGGCTCTATCGGGCGCTGGTGTTTCTTGTAATTTCCTGTCCGTGTGCCCTGGTAATCTCCATACCGCTTGGGTATTTTGGCGGAATCGGCGCCGGCAGCCGCAACGGAATACTGTTTAAAGGAAGTAACTTTTTAGATACGCTGTCCGGTGTGAAGCATGTAGTGATGGACAAAACGGGAACCATGACAGAAGGTGTTTTTAAAGTTCACGAAGTAATACTGCAGAAAGGTTTCGACAAAAAAGAAGTTTTACAGCATTTAAATACGCTGGAAAGTAAATCTAGCCATCCGATCGCGACTGCAATCCGTGAATTTGCCGGGCCTGTAATCCATACACAAGTAGAGGATTTTGAAGAAATTGCCGGACACGGATTAAGAGGGACACTGGAAGGAAAGGAATATCTCGCAGGCAATTTTAAACTGATGGAGAAATTCAACATTGCACATCAAATTGAACATTCAACCATTTCAGACACACTTGTTGCCATTGCCGTGGATGGGAAGTTCGCGGGTTACCTTACGATCGCCGACCAGATTAAAGATGATGCGGATTATGCGGTCAATGAACTCAAAAAACTGGGTGTAAGTATCACCATGCTAAGCGGCGACAAAACTGCAGTTGTAAAAGAGGTGGCAGCTAAAATCGGAATTATGAATGCCTTTGGTGATCTTTTGCCGGAAGACAAAGTAAATAAAGTTAAAGATCTTAAATCTGGCAAGGAAACTGTGGCCTTTGTGGGTGACGGCGTGAACGATGCACCGGTTGTGGCATTAAGTGATGTGGGTATGGCGATGGGCGGACTGGGCAGCGATGCTACTATTGAAACAGCCGATGTGGTCATACAGGACGACAGGCCTTCGAAGATTCCAATGGCGATAATAATTGGAAGGGAAACAAAAAAGATTGTCTGGCAGAATATCCTTCTGGCGTTTGGGGTAAAAGCCGTGGTCCTGATTCTTGGCGCCGGCGGTGTGGCAACGATGTGGGAGGCGGTTTTTGCGGATGTAGGCGTTGCTCTTTTAGCTATACTTAATGCCGTAAGGATACAGCATATGAACTTTACGAAAATCAAATAA
- a CDS encoding T9SS type A sorting domain-containing protein, which yields MKKIYLFFLILLFAGSNAQIVNIPDANFKAKLVSANTSTNPIAFNSANQPMVIDANADGEIQISEAIAVSRISFNGNSMPINSVEGIRSFTNLTHLSLYTLNITTLDVSDLPLLSSLHLSGLSQLTSFNIDNCTSLLSFNVQYCDALSDINLISPTITHLTLISNNNLSGISLIMSNLEWFILRNSGVGNLNLSNLNALTNVEIKSNPLMTGINFQNSNAIQVAKLENNNNLASLDFSGHTNLGLLDVLNHANLSQVNIAGCSGLGTLKIKNSPNLLSLPLAAHPQLNVIDIQTTGITSLDLMALPSLGNFKIYNSPITLLDLSQNPNLWQVVCENTAVQNIIIKNGASNFPTFYYSNNSQLHYICADPEDVNAVINSSGYNSSIAVNSYCSFVPGGTYYTTQGATKYDHDTNGCTGSDPFTPLQKFNFTSGTVSGSITANNSGNYTISVQAGTHTITPVLENPTYFTISPASISANFPTQISPLTQNFCITANGNHNDLESVIIPITDAVPGFTSKYRIIYKNKGTAAQSGSLVFSYDDNLMNFTTATVAPASQSTGTLNWNFTNLLPFEAREVTVTFTLNTPTATPPLTGGHILNYTAQVTGATDETPADNNFTLNQTVVNSFDPNDKTCLQGTAIAQAQVGDYVHYLIRFENTGTANAQNVVVKDIIDTSKFNLSSLVAVGGSHSFVTRITGPNTVEFIFENIQLPFADATNDGYVVFKIKTLATLTVGNAFSNTANIYFDYNAPIVTNTYTTTVQSNLSTAETVTEEFSIYPNPVKDVLHFKTKERIVKAEVYDLSGRIVRSSGITQNAINLSELPKGNYLIRIYTKDQVIIKKLIKD from the coding sequence ATGAAAAAAATCTACCTGTTCTTTCTAATCCTGCTTTTTGCAGGATCTAACGCACAAATCGTCAATATTCCGGATGCGAATTTTAAGGCAAAGCTCGTATCTGCAAATACTTCTACCAATCCTATTGCCTTCAACAGTGCCAATCAACCCATGGTTATTGACGCTAATGCGGATGGAGAAATACAAATATCTGAAGCTATTGCAGTTAGTAGAATTTCTTTTAATGGTAACTCCATGCCCATTAACAGTGTTGAGGGAATCCGGAGTTTTACCAACCTTACCCACTTATCTCTATATACCCTTAACATTACTACACTGGATGTAAGCGACTTACCATTACTTTCAAGTCTGCATCTTTCTGGATTGTCACAACTCACCAGTTTCAACATTGACAATTGCACCTCTCTTTTATCCTTCAATGTACAATACTGCGATGCGTTAAGCGATATCAATCTCATTTCTCCCACAATCACTCACCTCACTTTAATCTCCAATAATAATCTTTCAGGGATCAGCCTTATTATGTCCAATCTTGAGTGGTTCATTTTAAGAAATTCGGGTGTAGGCAACCTGAACCTATCCAACCTGAACGCGTTGACAAATGTTGAAATAAAGTCGAATCCTTTAATGACCGGAATTAATTTTCAGAATTCCAACGCAATTCAAGTGGCGAAGTTGGAAAATAATAACAATTTAGCTTCTCTAGATTTTTCCGGGCACACAAATCTGGGCTTATTGGACGTTCTGAACCATGCAAATTTATCGCAAGTAAACATTGCGGGATGTAGCGGTTTGGGTACCCTCAAAATAAAAAATAGCCCAAATCTTCTCAGCCTGCCTCTGGCTGCGCATCCGCAGCTGAATGTGATTGATATACAGACAACCGGTATAACTTCCTTAGATTTAATGGCGTTACCTTCTTTAGGTAATTTTAAAATCTACAATAGCCCTATAACCCTACTTGATTTAAGCCAAAATCCTAACTTGTGGCAGGTAGTGTGTGAAAATACTGCCGTACAGAATATAATTATTAAGAACGGTGCTTCTAATTTTCCGACTTTTTATTACAGTAATAATTCACAACTCCATTATATCTGTGCTGATCCTGAAGATGTAAATGCGGTCATTAACTCATCTGGTTACAATTCAAGCATCGCAGTAAATTCTTATTGTAGTTTTGTTCCCGGAGGTACTTATTACACCACCCAAGGAGCAACGAAATACGATCATGATACTAACGGATGCACCGGCAGCGACCCGTTTACCCCCCTTCAAAAATTTAATTTTACCAGTGGAACTGTAAGCGGCTCCATAACGGCAAACAATTCCGGAAATTACACGATCTCTGTACAAGCCGGTACGCACACAATCACTCCCGTGCTGGAAAACCCAACCTATTTTACCATTTCTCCGGCAAGTATCTCGGCAAATTTCCCAACTCAAATCAGCCCGCTTACCCAGAATTTCTGTATCACTGCAAACGGCAACCACAACGACCTGGAGAGCGTGATTATTCCAATAACCGATGCTGTTCCCGGTTTTACTTCAAAATATAGAATAATTTATAAAAACAAAGGTACCGCTGCCCAGTCCGGTAGCTTGGTTTTCAGTTATGATGATAATCTGATGAACTTTACCACTGCAACAGTTGCCCCAGCATCCCAGAGCACAGGTACACTGAACTGGAATTTCACCAATCTGCTGCCGTTTGAAGCAAGAGAGGTTACGGTAACGTTCACTTTAAATACGCCAACTGCTACGCCACCATTAACCGGCGGACATATCCTGAACTACACAGCCCAGGTAACCGGCGCAACCGATGAAACCCCGGCGGACAACAACTTTACACTGAACCAAACGGTGGTGAACTCCTTCGACCCGAACGACAAGACCTGTCTGCAGGGAACGGCCATTGCCCAGGCACAGGTCGGGGATTATGTACACTACCTGATCCGGTTTGAGAATACCGGAACCGCAAATGCACAGAACGTGGTGGTGAAAGATATCATTGATACCTCTAAATTCAACCTCAGTTCACTCGTAGCCGTGGGCGGAAGCCACAGTTTTGTTACCCGGATTACCGGTCCCAATACGGTTGAATTCATCTTTGAGAACATACAGCTGCCCTTTGCTGATGCCACCAACGACGGATATGTGGTATTCAAAATAAAAACGCTCGCCACCCTAACGGTAGGAAATGCCTTCAGCAATACCGCGAATATCTACTTTGATTACAATGCACCGATCGTAACCAATACCTACACGACTACCGTACAGTCAAACCTTTCCACAGCTGAAACGGTGACTGAAGAGTTCAGCATTTACCCCAACCCGGTGAAGGATGTGCTGCACTTTAAAACCAAAGAGCGAATCGTGAAGGCCGAAGTGTATGACCTGTCCGGCAGAATTGTCCGTTCTTCTGGCATCACCCAAAACGCAATAAACCTTTCTGAACTTCCAAAAGGTAATTACCTGATCAGGATTTACACGAAAGACCAGGTTATTATTAAGAAACTGATTAAAGATTAA
- a CDS encoding glycosyltransferase family 2 protein — MKFLIVIPAHNEEQNIAFCLESLRHQSFTDFCVVVVNDGSTDSTEKIVQDFIARDSRFGLKNLDKSVHEPGAKVVRTFNHGLATADLDLFDVICKFDADIIFPAHYLQKVHNVFSESPKAGMVSGLVRIKKSVFEKQLAYDFKDQKRQWIFENLSSKNHVRGPVKAYRKQCFLDIGDLRPVLGWDNIDVMLAKKNGWEVHTVKDLWVKHLRPTAYKYKSQKAKKLGEYFYNIGLSLPLAAVSSAKSSLKNKSLSEFFITMNSYIGQNGNRELTQEEIRYIRNLRWKEMWRKSRQK; from the coding sequence GTGAAATTTCTTATAGTTATTCCCGCACATAACGAGGAACAGAATATTGCATTCTGCCTGGAATCGCTGCGGCACCAAAGTTTTACGGATTTTTGTGTTGTGGTTGTCAATGACGGATCTACCGACAGTACTGAAAAAATTGTTCAGGATTTCATAGCCAGGGATTCCAGATTCGGCCTGAAGAATCTCGATAAGTCGGTACACGAGCCCGGTGCCAAAGTGGTGCGGACCTTTAACCACGGACTTGCCACTGCAGATCTTGATTTGTTTGATGTCATCTGTAAATTCGATGCGGATATTATTTTCCCGGCACATTACCTCCAGAAAGTTCATAATGTGTTCAGTGAAAGTCCGAAAGCGGGTATGGTTTCGGGACTGGTGAGAATAAAGAAATCCGTGTTCGAAAAGCAGCTGGCTTACGATTTCAAAGACCAAAAGCGGCAGTGGATTTTTGAGAATTTATCGTCTAAAAACCATGTACGAGGTCCGGTAAAAGCTTATCGTAAGCAGTGTTTTCTGGATATAGGCGATCTAAGGCCCGTTTTAGGTTGGGATAATATTGATGTGATGCTGGCTAAAAAGAACGGTTGGGAAGTACATACCGTCAAAGATTTGTGGGTGAAGCACCTTCGTCCCACAGCGTACAAGTATAAAAGTCAGAAAGCGAAAAAACTGGGTGAGTATTTTTACAATATAGGGCTCAGTTTGCCTTTGGCGGCTGTATCTTCTGCGAAATCGTCCCTGAAGAACAAATCTCTGTCAGAATTTTTCATTACGATGAATTCTTATATCGGGCAAAACGGTAACCGGGAACTGACCCAGGAAGAAATCAGGTACATCCGGAATTTGCGGTGGAAGGAAATGTGGCGGAAATCACGCCAGAAGTGA
- the prmA gene encoding 50S ribosomal protein L11 methyltransferase has translation MQNYLEFDFKISPLQPWNEILMAELIEVGFDSFTEEHEGILAYVPKDIFDEKELSNIALMNNEEIKISYTYREMPNINWNEEWEKNFEPIYVADKVLIRAEFHEPNPELHEIVIQPKMSFGTGHHPTTHLMIQQMLEMDFTGKTVLDMGCGTSVLAIFAKQRGAGRTVAIDIDEWSVENSKENAVRNNVELNISLGTADNLGSEKFDIILANINRNILISDIPTYEGVLNSGGQLLLSGLCFFDVDDILEVCTKANLVLKNRQQREEWMSLLLEKN, from the coding sequence ATGCAAAACTATCTGGAATTCGACTTTAAGATTAGCCCTTTACAGCCCTGGAACGAAATTCTTATGGCGGAACTGATTGAAGTGGGTTTCGACAGTTTCACCGAGGAACACGAGGGAATCCTGGCTTATGTTCCTAAAGATATCTTTGACGAAAAAGAACTTTCCAACATTGCACTAATGAATAATGAGGAGATTAAGATTTCCTATACCTATCGCGAAATGCCCAACATTAACTGGAATGAAGAATGGGAGAAGAATTTTGAACCTATTTATGTGGCCGATAAAGTGCTTATCCGTGCTGAGTTCCACGAGCCGAATCCGGAACTTCACGAAATTGTAATCCAGCCAAAAATGTCATTCGGAACCGGACATCACCCTACGACTCACCTGATGATCCAGCAAATGCTGGAAATGGATTTCACCGGCAAAACGGTTTTGGATATGGGTTGCGGTACTTCTGTACTGGCTATTTTCGCTAAACAGAGAGGTGCCGGCAGGACTGTGGCCATTGATATTGACGAATGGTCGGTTGAGAACTCAAAGGAAAATGCGGTAAGGAATAATGTGGAGCTCAATATATCATTAGGTACTGCAGATAATTTGGGAAGCGAAAAATTCGATATCATTCTGGCTAATATTAACCGCAATATCCTTATTTCTGATATTCCAACTTACGAAGGTGTATTGAACAGCGGTGGACAGCTCCTTCTGTCCGGACTTTGCTTTTTTGATGTAGATGATATTCTGGAGGTTTGCACCAAAGCGAATTTGGTACTGAAAAACAGGCAGCAGCGGGAGGAATGGATGTCTCTGCTGCTGGAAAAAAATTAA